In Paenibacillus sonchi, a single genomic region encodes these proteins:
- a CDS encoding sensor histidine kinase, translating into MIKRKAGSKPYPIRHYVRIMILVSFAVLVLDLAISLASISIVKQQSTRYLQDTAKLYIDRINHDFAYINHYMGWTLANDETLNMMNAYEPDSSEFLKSNSNLYKRFSELQKNYGQEYNFFFYLKNQSFFLNCAPISVTYTDYLELKKLIYSYIEDKDVYAEFYSRWTPILVNGKYYIINIVPYYNRYLIGLISADNLIRPLRQINLGANGYASLVDENGTRISSPLSGSGKLVQQEQGWPGLFRSRTTISSEFSNTTFSADMVIQFGAFEKIMIAQLLIMLLFFIVTSTLCAVMLFFNKRVLGPIQNFSENLAHMNEDGQPAGFKSSKIIELEQANDQFKDLVEQVKTFKIAIYEQELEKQRIQLDYMKQQIKPHFFLNCLTSIYSMAQIQMYEEIENMAMSTSKYFRYTFQNGGNFVRLEDEIEHVRIYLEIQRSRYRDAFRHHIVQDETAKDVHIPPLVLQTFIENSVKYAISRDPEVQIRLTVTRRESEEEQVTVIQISDNGPGFAPEVLEKLVRGQPLDQSKGTHIGIMNTLKRLEYLYYKKAAVHFSNIEGGGASVIITLPDLPNTST; encoded by the coding sequence ATGATCAAACGAAAAGCAGGCAGCAAACCGTATCCCATCCGCCATTATGTACGAATCATGATCCTGGTCTCGTTCGCCGTACTGGTGCTGGACCTTGCCATCAGCCTGGCCTCCATTTCCATTGTGAAGCAGCAGTCCACACGGTATTTGCAGGATACAGCCAAGCTGTACATCGACCGCATCAACCATGATTTTGCCTATATTAATCATTATATGGGCTGGACGCTGGCGAACGATGAAACCCTGAATATGATGAATGCCTATGAACCGGACAGCAGCGAGTTCCTGAAATCGAACAGTAATCTGTACAAACGGTTTTCCGAGCTGCAGAAGAATTACGGGCAGGAATACAACTTCTTTTTTTATTTGAAAAATCAGTCTTTCTTTCTGAACTGCGCACCGATCAGCGTCACCTACACGGATTATCTGGAGCTGAAGAAGCTGATCTATTCCTATATAGAAGATAAGGATGTGTATGCGGAGTTTTATTCCCGGTGGACGCCTATCCTGGTCAACGGAAAATACTATATTATCAACATCGTCCCGTATTACAACCGCTATCTGATCGGTCTGATCTCCGCCGACAATCTGATCCGCCCTTTGCGGCAGATTAACCTGGGGGCCAACGGCTATGCCTCCCTTGTGGATGAGAACGGCACCCGTATTTCAAGTCCCCTATCGGGCAGCGGGAAGCTGGTGCAGCAGGAGCAGGGCTGGCCGGGCCTCTTTCGGTCCCGCACGACGATCAGCAGTGAATTTTCCAATACTACGTTCAGCGCGGACATGGTCATTCAATTCGGAGCCTTCGAGAAAATCATGATCGCCCAATTGCTGATTATGCTCCTGTTCTTCATCGTGACCTCCACCCTCTGCGCCGTAATGCTATTCTTCAATAAAAGAGTGCTGGGTCCGATCCAGAACTTCTCGGAGAATCTGGCGCACATGAATGAGGACGGTCAGCCGGCCGGCTTCAAAAGCAGTAAAATCATCGAGCTGGAGCAGGCAAACGACCAGTTCAAGGACCTGGTGGAGCAGGTCAAAACCTTCAAAATCGCCATCTATGAGCAGGAGCTGGAGAAACAGCGCATTCAGCTGGACTATATGAAGCAGCAGATCAAACCTCATTTTTTCCTGAACTGCCTGACCAGCATCTACAGTATGGCCCAGATCCAAATGTACGAAGAAATCGAGAATATGGCCATGTCGACCTCCAAATACTTCCGCTATACGTTTCAGAACGGCGGGAACTTTGTCCGGCTGGAGGATGAGATCGAGCATGTCCGCATTTATCTTGAAATCCAGCGCAGCCGGTACCGGGATGCCTTCAGACATCATATCGTGCAGGACGAAACAGCGAAAGATGTGCATATCCCCCCGCTGGTGCTGCAGACTTTTATTGAGAACTCCGTCAAATATGCAATTTCCCGGGACCCTGAAGTCCAGATCAGACTGACGGTTACCCGGCGTGAATCCGAAGAGGAACAGGTGACGGTGATCCAGATCTCGGACAACGGACCCGGCTTTGCCCCCGAGGTACTTGAGAAGCTGGTGCGGGGCCAGCCCCTGGATCAGAGCAAAGGAACGCACATCGGCATTATGAATACGCTTAAACGGCTGGAATACCTGTATTATAAAAAAGCGGCGGTTCACTTCTCCAATATAGAGGGCGGCGGCGCTTCTGTCATCATAACCCTTCCGGATCTTCCGAATACTTCAACATGA
- a CDS encoding response regulator: MNVLLVDDDYYVVAALQKKMDWTALGIEAVYTANNVAQAREIVENHSVQILISDIEMPQGSGLSLLAWIRDNDYPVQTILLTNYADFNYAQKAIELQSFEYFLKPIEFDKLMLIIQKAVARAKEQQHNEKAIQEGYYWQKNQSKNLEHFWRRMVSGSSSSPSGRRQSPMPSRSRISPIIWTIPFSRCCSMSFPSMAVWARKRRICSISPCLTFCMSCSGIPASESRAFWRLRIITGSPS, encoded by the coding sequence ATGAACGTATTGCTGGTCGATGACGACTATTATGTAGTGGCGGCTCTGCAAAAGAAAATGGACTGGACAGCACTGGGTATCGAAGCCGTATATACGGCCAACAATGTCGCCCAGGCCCGGGAAATTGTGGAGAACCACTCCGTGCAGATTCTAATCTCGGACATTGAAATGCCGCAGGGCAGCGGATTATCGCTCCTGGCCTGGATCCGGGACAACGATTATCCGGTTCAGACCATTCTCCTGACCAATTATGCCGACTTCAATTACGCGCAAAAAGCCATCGAGCTGCAAAGCTTCGAATATTTTCTCAAGCCGATTGAATTTGACAAGCTGATGCTTATTATCCAAAAAGCGGTTGCGCGCGCCAAGGAGCAGCAGCATAACGAAAAAGCCATTCAAGAGGGCTATTATTGGCAAAAGAACCAGTCGAAAAATCTGGAGCATTTCTGGCGCAGAATGGTGAGCGGAAGCAGCTCTTCCCCATCAGGCCGTCGGCAATCACCTATGCCATCAAGGAGCAGAATCTCGCCTATCATATGGACGATACCCTTCAGCCGCTGTTGTTCAATGTCTTTCCCTTCAATGGCAGTATGGGCAAGGAAGAGAAGGATCTGTTCGATTTCGCCCTGCTTAACATTCTGTATGAGCTGTTCCGGCATCCCGGCTTCGGAATCGAGAGCATTCTGGAGATTAAGGATTATCACTGGATCGCCATCCTGA
- a CDS encoding AraC family transcriptional regulator: MKYRDLTAQPKSVAEEIKQYIHAHYGDELTRNDLAEIVYLNPDYLARLFKKETGVALGSYVIQVRIAAARQLLETTRLSVYTIANKVGYTNYSYFSKLFKQEVGLSPNEYKKEQHDQPAM, from the coding sequence ATGAAATACCGCGATCTTACCGCACAGCCCAAATCGGTGGCCGAAGAGATCAAGCAATACATCCATGCGCATTACGGAGATGAGCTGACGCGGAATGATCTGGCGGAGATCGTCTATCTGAATCCCGATTATCTGGCCCGGCTGTTCAAGAAGGAGACTGGCGTGGCCTTGGGCAGCTATGTGATTCAAGTCCGGATCGCCGCCGCCAGGCAATTGCTGGAGACCACCCGGCTGTCCGTGTACACCATTGCGAACAAGGTGGGCTACACCAACTACTCCTACTTCTCCAAGCTGTTCAAGCAAGAAGTGGGCCTGTCGCCCAATGAGTATAAAAAAGAGCAGCATGATCAGCCTGCAATGTGA
- a CDS encoding DUF5643 domain-containing protein has protein sequence MNITRSKTMKKMIAVTTLSATLGIAMMGGEYAPPVNAAAASTATNVSSVFKISDSPTLKDVLQQGLSSAPKQAVTHDGVTLILTDLIYDGNELVMGIRQEGGIVKKDKNILDSDKLDISANGKKMYYDTSVSSLPEDPDAALISLSKGAVKQQIPDEFQLTLKAYVREVEEPFIFTIPVKKIASLINITPGTTKKSGKFSYTVTSFQMTPLTMQLQISYKGEFPAAVKKHHKLLYDLVDEKGNVFSPNGSDIQPPKTGKDEQNYGSFATVPQSITIKPFIYKLDAKGQLFKDTTGKWAKSYFKDLELKIYQR, from the coding sequence ATGAACATTACCAGATCCAAGACTATGAAAAAAATGATTGCCGTAACCACATTGTCGGCCACGCTGGGAATTGCAATGATGGGCGGCGAATATGCTCCACCAGTGAATGCTGCGGCAGCCAGTACGGCTACAAATGTTAGCAGTGTTTTCAAAATCAGCGACAGTCCGACGCTGAAAGATGTATTGCAGCAAGGCTTATCCAGCGCACCTAAGCAGGCGGTTACACATGATGGCGTGACGTTGATCTTAACTGATCTTATCTATGACGGCAACGAACTTGTGATGGGCATCCGGCAGGAAGGCGGCATTGTGAAGAAAGATAAAAATATCCTTGACAGCGACAAGTTGGACATTTCCGCAAACGGGAAAAAAATGTATTACGATACGTCCGTTAGCAGTCTGCCGGAAGACCCGGACGCAGCTTTGATTAGTCTGTCAAAAGGAGCCGTCAAGCAACAAATTCCGGATGAATTTCAGCTGACGCTGAAAGCTTATGTCAGGGAAGTTGAGGAGCCGTTCATCTTCACCATTCCTGTGAAAAAGATCGCCAGCCTCATAAACATAACACCGGGCACTACCAAAAAGAGCGGCAAATTCAGCTATACCGTAACCTCCTTTCAGATGACGCCGTTAACGATGCAGCTTCAAATAAGCTATAAGGGTGAGTTTCCCGCCGCAGTCAAAAAACATCACAAGCTGTTATATGACCTTGTAGATGAAAAAGGAAATGTATTCTCACCAAACGGCAGTGACATTCAGCCTCCAAAGACAGGGAAGGATGAACAGAACTACGGTTCTTTTGCAACTGTCCCCCAATCCATAACGATTAAACCTTTTATATATAAATTGGATGCTAAAGGCCAATTATTTAAGGACACCACAGGAAAGTGGGCAAAGTCTTATTTTAAGGATTTGGAATTGAAGATATATCAACGTTAA
- a CDS encoding DUF2975 domain-containing protein, with protein sequence MERGTTLFLKAAVILMGIPVLALCIFAVPEIAEFAAELYPDMSFIKYLVFIDLYASALPFYIALYQAFRLLGYIDRNKAFSELSVRVLKNIKYCAIVISGLYVAGLPLFYLMAEKDDAPGIIVIGLVIIFASLVIAVFAAVLQKLLQEAIELKLENDLTV encoded by the coding sequence ATGGAACGGGGAACAACACTTTTTTTAAAGGCAGCTGTGATTCTTATGGGCATTCCGGTTCTTGCTTTGTGTATATTTGCGGTGCCTGAGATCGCGGAATTTGCAGCCGAATTGTATCCGGATATGTCTTTTATTAAATATCTGGTTTTTATCGATTTGTATGCGTCGGCGCTCCCCTTTTACATCGCGCTGTATCAAGCCTTTAGACTGTTAGGCTATATTGACAGGAACAAAGCTTTTTCCGAATTATCTGTGCGGGTCCTTAAAAATATAAAATACTGTGCCATCGTCATCAGCGGCTTGTATGTGGCAGGCCTGCCCCTCTTCTATCTCATGGCGGAGAAGGACGATGCTCCGGGCATCATCGTCATCGGTTTGGTCATCATTTTCGCCTCCCTGGTAATTGCCGTTTTTGCTGCTGTTCTCCAGAAGCTATTACAAGAGGCCATCGAACTAAAATTAGAAAATGACTTAACAGTCTGA
- a CDS encoding helix-turn-helix domain-containing protein — protein MAIIINIDVMLAKRKMSVTELSERVGITMANLSILKNGKAKAVRLSTLEAICKALECQPGDILEYRSDEET, from the coding sequence ATGGCGATTATAATCAATATTGATGTAATGCTGGCTAAGCGAAAAATGAGTGTCACCGAGCTGTCCGAGAGGGTTGGCATCACGATGGCTAATCTTTCAATTCTTAAAAACGGCAAGGCAAAAGCAGTTCGTTTATCCACGTTAGAGGCAATTTGCAAGGCTCTGGAATGCCAGCCTGGAGATATACTGGAATACAGAAGCGACGAAGAAACTTAA
- a CDS encoding glycoside hydrolase family 30 protein: MYRSTGENELFIKQPPEQQKVGASEQATVTVTIDESQTYQEMDGFGASFTDSAAYLINRVLSPEQRTELMKRLFDPAAGIGLSVLRNPMGASDYARTVYSYNDLSEGETDMELNRFSVAHDEEDIIPLLQQAVALNPAVKLMASPWSTPGWMKTSGSMITGRLKPEYYGVYAGYFVRYIQAYAEHGLPVYAVTPQNEPLFEPHHYPGMLMLPEEQAIFVREHLKPAFVKHKINAKILCYDHNWDRPDYPLAVLAAAGEAVDGVAWHWYGGTASAQSRVKLVFEDKEVHFTEGSGGEWIPPFEQAFSNVIRTGIEILRNHSKSFVLWNMALDEQNGPAVPGFGRSTCRGIVRIDQQTRELTYTLDYYALAHFSKVIRPKALRLESHSTHPAVTSAAFRNLDGSVGAVLFNDGEKLEIVAVRLPGEELLTFSMAPKSAVSLQVKKHPNGVD, encoded by the coding sequence ATGTACAGGTCCACAGGCGAAAACGAGCTGTTCATCAAGCAGCCGCCTGAACAACAGAAAGTAGGTGCTTCAGAGCAGGCGACCGTCACCGTTACCATTGATGAAAGTCAGACCTACCAGGAGATGGATGGCTTTGGGGCTTCCTTTACCGATTCGGCGGCGTATCTGATCAACCGGGTGCTGAGCCCGGAGCAAAGGACGGAGCTGATGAAGAGGCTGTTCGATCCGGCAGCCGGAATTGGCTTATCCGTCTTGCGCAATCCGATGGGCGCCTCGGATTACGCCAGAACGGTGTACAGCTATAATGATCTCTCTGAAGGGGAAACCGATATGGAACTGAACCGGTTCTCTGTCGCCCATGATGAAGAGGACATCATTCCGCTGCTGCAGCAGGCGGTGGCGCTGAATCCGGCGGTTAAGCTGATGGCTTCGCCCTGGAGCACGCCGGGCTGGATGAAGACCAGCGGGTCGATGATCACAGGCAGGCTGAAGCCGGAATATTACGGAGTGTATGCCGGTTATTTTGTCAGATACATTCAGGCGTACGCCGAGCACGGGCTTCCTGTTTATGCCGTCACTCCGCAGAATGAGCCGCTGTTCGAACCGCATCATTATCCGGGGATGCTTATGCTGCCGGAAGAGCAGGCCATTTTTGTTCGGGAGCACCTGAAGCCTGCGTTTGTAAAGCATAAGATCAACGCCAAAATTCTCTGCTATGACCACAACTGGGACCGGCCGGATTATCCGCTCGCCGTGCTTGCGGCTGCCGGAGAAGCGGTGGACGGGGTCGCCTGGCACTGGTATGGCGGCACGGCTTCGGCGCAGTCCCGGGTGAAGTTGGTTTTTGAAGATAAAGAAGTGCATTTCACCGAAGGCTCCGGCGGCGAATGGATTCCGCCTTTTGAACAGGCCTTCTCCAATGTGATCCGCACAGGGATAGAGATTCTGCGCAATCACAGCAAATCGTTTGTCCTGTGGAATATGGCATTGGATGAGCAGAACGGGCCGGCGGTGCCGGGCTTCGGCAGAAGCACCTGCCGTGGTATTGTCCGGATCGACCAGCAGACCCGGGAGCTAACGTATACGCTTGACTACTACGCGCTGGCTCATTTCAGCAAAGTCATCCGGCCCAAGGCCTTGCGGCTGGAGTCCCATTCTACTCATCCCGCAGTTACTTCCGCTGCCTTCCGCAACCTGGACGGATCGGTGGGAGCAGTCCTGTTCAACGACGGGGAAAAGCTTGAAATCGTGGCGGTGAGATTGCCGGGAGAGGAGCTGCTGACCTTCAGCATGGCACCCAAAAGTGCTGTGTCACTTCAGGTGAAGAAACACCCCAATGGAGTAGACTGA
- a CDS encoding sugar ABC transporter substrate-binding protein produces the protein MNKAFGKKGLKLCTVLMAAVLVMQGCGGGNSASSGKAGLPSADDRYTVDAETPAWKLDKKEETTELTWYVNADWWNTDFGKDVVTKKIKEDLNINIKFITGDDTKLNTFFAGGDMPDLLTIFDSNSPVVQKAATWALPLNDLAEKYDPYFNKVAAADTLNWFQLADGKTYGYPNYSNTQADYDSGNIPAKTAFVIRKDVYEALGSPAAGTPEEFKNVMGQIKARFPELIPFGFNSIGEGTGSLGDVLQDFLGVPMETKEGGFYNRNLDKDYLAWLKTINAVYRDGAISDDSFADDGTAFEEKVKSGKYATMLLDGTPQQGGNLQIYMSANPGKEYIAIDGPQSTVGHAPTLNQSGITGWMISFITKKCKDPAKAMQIFTYLLSDEGQKLMNYGIEGETYQVNANGKVELLPAVKDLQLNNADKFKKDYRLGEFMFFGHDRDKALSEDAFPESIKQMQEWGKGKLKPHFILENINPDQGTPEARALSAINTKWNTTMVSMLRSKDDASFDSLLADYKTFLDNNNWDKIVEIRTEKMKKNKEKLGLK, from the coding sequence ATGAATAAAGCATTCGGTAAAAAAGGACTCAAGCTCTGCACGGTGCTGATGGCGGCTGTACTCGTCATGCAGGGCTGTGGCGGCGGCAATTCGGCAAGCTCCGGCAAAGCCGGTTTGCCTTCGGCAGATGACCGCTATACGGTTGACGCGGAAACTCCGGCCTGGAAGCTGGACAAAAAAGAGGAGACTACTGAACTGACCTGGTACGTGAATGCGGACTGGTGGAATACCGATTTTGGCAAAGATGTGGTCACGAAAAAAATCAAAGAGGATCTGAACATCAATATCAAATTCATCACCGGGGATGATACAAAGCTGAATACGTTTTTTGCCGGCGGCGATATGCCGGATTTGCTGACGATCTTCGATTCCAACTCGCCGGTGGTGCAGAAGGCTGCCACCTGGGCCTTGCCGCTGAATGATCTTGCAGAGAAATATGACCCTTACTTCAATAAAGTGGCGGCTGCCGATACGCTGAACTGGTTCCAGCTGGCGGACGGCAAAACCTATGGCTATCCGAACTATTCCAATACACAGGCGGATTATGACAGCGGCAACATCCCGGCCAAGACTGCCTTTGTGATCCGCAAGGACGTCTATGAAGCGCTCGGAAGCCCTGCGGCCGGCACGCCGGAAGAGTTCAAAAATGTGATGGGCCAGATCAAAGCCAGGTTTCCGGAGCTGATTCCGTTCGGCTTCAACTCCATCGGTGAAGGCACCGGCTCGCTGGGAGATGTGCTGCAGGATTTCCTCGGCGTGCCGATGGAAACCAAAGAAGGCGGATTCTACAACCGCAATCTGGATAAGGATTATCTGGCCTGGCTGAAAACGATAAATGCCGTGTATAGAGACGGCGCAATCAGCGATGACAGCTTTGCCGATGACGGAACGGCTTTTGAAGAAAAGGTCAAATCCGGCAAATACGCCACCATGCTGCTTGACGGAACGCCTCAGCAGGGCGGCAATCTGCAGATCTACATGAGTGCGAATCCCGGCAAGGAGTATATTGCCATCGACGGGCCGCAGAGCACAGTGGGCCATGCGCCAACGCTGAACCAGTCCGGAATTACCGGCTGGATGATCAGCTTCATTACCAAGAAATGCAAAGACCCGGCCAAGGCCATGCAGATCTTCACCTACCTGCTCAGTGACGAAGGCCAGAAGCTGATGAACTACGGTATTGAAGGCGAAACCTACCAGGTCAACGCGAACGGCAAGGTAGAGCTGCTGCCTGCGGTGAAGGATCTGCAATTAAACAATGCTGACAAATTCAAAAAGGATTACCGGCTGGGCGAATTCATGTTCTTCGGGCATGACCGCGACAAAGCCCTGAGTGAAGACGCCTTTCCCGAATCCATCAAGCAGATGCAGGAATGGGGCAAAGGCAAGCTGAAGCCGCATTTTATTCTGGAGAACATCAATCCGGACCAGGGTACACCGGAAGCACGGGCCCTGAGCGCTATCAACACCAAGTGGAACACAACCATGGTCAGTATGCTCCGCTCCAAGGATGATGCAAGCTTTGACAGCCTCCTGGCCGACTACAAAACCTTCCTGGATAATAACAACTGGGATAAAATTGTAGAAATCCGCACGGAGAAGATGAAGAAGAACAAGGAAAAGCTGGGGCTGAAGTAA